The following are from one region of the Aquirufa lenticrescens genome:
- a CDS encoding sugar phosphate nucleotidyltransferase, with protein MKKRLLILAGGMASRMKKALAEENSDLDPKLVAQANAVTKGMIQVGKNGKTLIDYQLYNAHLAGIEEVMLLLHPTDSVSQEYCESLMAKDATWGMKIVFARQQIAADREKPAGTADAVYQALSQHTDWQTGRVIVCNSDNLYSVNALKTLWASEVPQALISYHRDSLLYPEERISAFALIRTDAEGYLLEIIEKPTKEQAEELMAKQGRLGVSMNVFVFEASTFLPYLAKTPFHAVRNEKELPTSVVMFGEGEGKGFFAIPLAENVPDLTSKEDILVMQKYLEETYGDF; from the coding sequence ATGAAAAAGAGATTATTGATTTTAGCGGGTGGCATGGCCTCTCGCATGAAAAAAGCTTTAGCGGAAGAGAACAGTGATTTAGACCCGAAATTAGTGGCACAGGCGAACGCGGTGACCAAAGGGATGATTCAGGTGGGAAAGAACGGCAAGACGTTGATTGATTACCAATTATACAATGCGCATTTAGCGGGAATCGAAGAGGTGATGTTATTGTTACATCCGACGGATAGCGTTTCGCAGGAGTATTGTGAGTCTTTAATGGCCAAAGATGCTACTTGGGGAATGAAAATCGTCTTCGCTCGCCAGCAAATTGCGGCGGATCGCGAAAAGCCAGCGGGTACGGCAGATGCAGTATATCAGGCTTTATCTCAGCACACAGACTGGCAAACAGGTCGCGTGATTGTGTGTAATTCGGATAACTTGTATTCAGTGAATGCGTTGAAGACACTTTGGGCATCTGAAGTTCCGCAAGCCTTGATTTCATATCACCGCGATAGTTTATTGTATCCGGAGGAGCGTATTTCGGCTTTTGCCTTGATTCGCACGGATGCTGAGGGGTATTTATTGGAGATTATCGAGAAGCCTACAAAAGAGCAGGCGGAAGAATTAATGGCGAAGCAAGGTCGTTTAGGCGTAAGTATGAACGTGTTTGTGTTTGAGGCGAGTACTTTCTTGCCGTATTTAGCTAAGACTCCTTTCCACGCCGTACGTAATGAAAAAGAATTGCCTACCTCTGTTGTGATGTTTGGCGAAGGGGAGGGAAAAGGATTTTTTGCGATTCCATTAGCGGAAAATGTGCCTGATTTAACCTCTAAGGAGGATATTTTAGTGATGCAGAAATATTTAGAAGAAACATATGGCGATTTTTAA
- a CDS encoding gluconate:H+ symporter: MTLFIVIASLGLLVLLITYWKVNSFIAFLLVSLFAGVCLGLPLPDIAKSIQKGLGDTLGSLVVILVLGAMLGKLVASSGAAKQISGTLIDLFGLKNITWGLMLTGFVIGIPLFYNVGFVLMIPLIFSLVQQYKIPPLMAGVPMMASLSVAHGFLPPHPSPAALVAQFHANMGETLMLGIMVAIPAIVLAGPIFAKTLAHLPVKPLKSFAASEVDETNLPSKTASFIAALFPVFLLVGTTIAEVQLPDSPVVKFIADPAMVMLVAILVATYILGIRRGKKIEEVMNVYGEAVKDVAMILLIIAGAGTLKEILLVSGVSKEIASYLGGLPIHPLVLGWMMAAIIRVCLGSATIAGLTAAGMIYPLVASGGVNANLMVLSIGAGSLMFSHVNDTGFWLFKEYFNLTVKETLRSWSLMETIVSITGLAGVMILNQFL, translated from the coding sequence ATGACTTTATTCATCGTAATTGCAAGCCTTGGCCTTTTAGTACTTTTAATCACGTACTGGAAGGTCAATTCTTTTATAGCCTTCTTATTAGTTAGTCTTTTCGCCGGCGTTTGCCTGGGTTTACCTTTGCCCGATATTGCTAAATCGATCCAAAAAGGGCTAGGGGATACCCTCGGTTCTTTGGTGGTTATTTTAGTGCTAGGGGCGATGCTGGGTAAATTAGTAGCTAGTTCTGGTGCAGCTAAACAGATTTCAGGGACTTTAATTGATTTGTTTGGATTGAAAAACATCACCTGGGGCTTGATGCTGACAGGTTTCGTCATCGGTATTCCTTTATTTTACAATGTGGGTTTTGTTTTAATGATCCCATTGATTTTCTCTTTGGTACAGCAATACAAGATTCCACCGCTGATGGCTGGGGTACCTATGATGGCCTCCTTGTCTGTGGCGCATGGTTTTTTGCCGCCGCATCCGTCTCCCGCGGCTTTAGTGGCGCAGTTTCACGCGAACATGGGGGAAACGTTGATGTTGGGAATTATGGTCGCTATTCCGGCGATTGTTTTGGCGGGCCCTATTTTTGCCAAAACCTTAGCCCATCTTCCCGTCAAACCCTTAAAATCATTCGCAGCATCCGAAGTGGATGAAACGAATCTGCCAAGTAAAACGGCTAGCTTCATTGCCGCCCTTTTTCCGGTATTTCTGTTAGTGGGTACCACAATCGCCGAAGTGCAATTACCTGATTCTCCGGTGGTGAAATTCATCGCTGATCCAGCGATGGTCATGTTAGTGGCTATTTTAGTCGCTACTTATATCTTAGGGATTCGCCGTGGTAAGAAAATCGAGGAAGTGATGAATGTCTATGGAGAGGCAGTGAAAGACGTGGCCATGATTCTATTGATTATTGCCGGTGCAGGAACCTTGAAAGAGATTCTATTGGTTTCTGGAGTCAGCAAAGAAATTGCGTCCTACTTAGGTGGCTTACCTATTCACCCCCTTGTTTTAGGCTGGATGATGGCAGCCATTATTCGCGTTTGCTTGGGTTCGGCCACGATTGCAGGCTTGACTGCAGCGGGTATGATTTATCCATTAGTGGCTTCAGGCGGAGTAAATGCAAACTTAATGGTTTTAAGCATCGGCGCAGGTAGTTTGATGTTCTCTCATGTCAATGATACAGGTTTTTGGTTATTTAAAGAATACTTCAATTTAACGGTGAAAGAGACATTGCGTTCGTGGTCCCTCATGGAGACTATTGTGTCGATTACTGGTTTAGCTGGAGTGATGATCTTGAATCAATTCTTGTAA
- a CDS encoding SusC/RagA family TonB-linked outer membrane protein yields MKKNLLMTFLVTILSVASLFAQDRKVSGKVTSAEDGSGLPGVTVAIKGTGKGTQSDVNGNYSLSVPSSATLVFSFVGLNPKTIAVGNQSVIDVKLATDTRQLSEVVVTGTGSAIDKRSTAIDVQAITAKNLPSVPTASVDQALVGKIAGAQISSGNGMPGQPVSIVLRGINTINRGTSPMILLDGVEVGSTDLNSIDLNIIEKVEVIQGAAAATIYGAQGANGVIQLFSKKGKAGKVNIDFASSVINSTPLNVGGLRKADKHGFKTNANNEVIGGSGQPLALDPIYGSYGENVIFASTDPTVQINKPYDKNLKYYDHFGMFFTPTTNYNNSLSISGGSEKSDFNFSLSNSDNAGPFKNVGGLNRTNMTANLGFELAKGLKLRSITQLVYTKNTINDGTGRSIIYSVFNSRPFVDYDWKDADGNYPGYMGDAVGVNGYNPNAVNYYTKTNSDRIDIVQSLNLNYEINKFVSLDAKYGVNYQTDKTIYTYLNQTGNKNIMDQQYWYYNFNGNDATGELNRYEYASSLQNFLGSAIFKTDFQKDFNINIPLRTTTQVAFDYRNRLNTSYVSYGIGMPNYTPVNTSQAAETKVYRDYKEPFITYGYLATQRFDYGTIGGISGGFRTDFSSAFGAASTPQTFPRGDAYLRVSELGIFKNSAISTTVEDFKLRAAYGEAGIQPRAFDRYITLNTGVIGGGNAFFFPLTQSNPNLNVEISKELEIGTDIGLNLGKNSAWLNNVNLSASYWKRSTDNAIFEVDAAPSTGIGTVKDNAFSLGSNGIQASLNAQIYRDADWTWNFTTNFGKQTSEITAVRGGAEVVVLSGAGSTGYVLRAGEKIGQLYGFMGIHSLDAVLPDGTVAIPEASRSQYEVASNGWVVKKSTKAPYFSSGQYSFGDPNPDFNASFITDLTWKGIVSFNLQVDLIQGAHVYNQTKEWMYRDGIHSDYQQPITINGETGAWSAFYRGVYAEVSRNGTKNYFYEDASFARLRNLSVGVDLVKAFGLKSFRKLQLVASGRNLYTLTNYTGLDPEISSGGVNSAWDRGTDHNTMPNLRSYQVQLNIGF; encoded by the coding sequence ATGAAAAAAAATTTACTCATGACTTTTCTGGTTACGATTCTATCTGTAGCGAGTCTTTTCGCACAGGATAGAAAAGTTTCAGGAAAGGTGACCTCGGCCGAGGACGGTTCTGGTCTTCCAGGTGTTACTGTAGCTATTAAAGGTACAGGCAAAGGAACTCAATCAGATGTGAATGGTAACTATTCATTATCTGTGCCAAGTTCAGCTACATTAGTTTTCTCTTTTGTAGGATTAAACCCCAAAACAATTGCAGTAGGTAACCAATCGGTTATCGATGTTAAATTGGCGACAGATACGCGTCAATTATCAGAGGTTGTCGTAACGGGTACAGGTTCTGCAATCGATAAGCGTTCAACCGCTATCGATGTACAAGCGATCACCGCTAAAAATTTACCATCAGTTCCTACTGCTTCAGTAGATCAGGCTTTAGTAGGTAAAATTGCGGGTGCCCAGATTTCTTCTGGAAACGGTATGCCGGGTCAACCAGTTAGTATCGTTTTACGTGGTATTAACACGATTAACCGTGGTACTTCTCCAATGATCTTATTAGATGGAGTTGAGGTAGGTTCAACTGACCTTAACTCAATCGATTTAAACATCATCGAGAAAGTGGAAGTTATCCAAGGTGCAGCTGCTGCTACTATCTATGGTGCACAAGGTGCGAACGGGGTAATTCAATTATTCTCGAAAAAAGGTAAAGCAGGTAAAGTGAATATTGATTTCGCTTCATCTGTTATCAACTCTACACCTTTAAACGTAGGTGGTTTGCGTAAAGCAGATAAGCACGGTTTCAAAACCAATGCAAACAATGAAGTTATCGGTGGTTCTGGCCAACCTTTGGCATTAGATCCTATCTATGGTTCATATGGAGAAAACGTAATCTTTGCTTCGACTGACCCTACGGTTCAGATCAACAAGCCTTACGATAAGAACTTGAAGTATTATGATCACTTCGGTATGTTCTTTACTCCTACAACGAACTACAACAACTCATTATCTATTTCTGGTGGTTCTGAGAAAAGTGATTTCAACTTCTCTTTATCAAACTCTGATAATGCAGGTCCATTCAAAAATGTGGGTGGTTTGAATCGTACGAACATGACGGCTAACTTAGGTTTCGAATTAGCAAAAGGTTTGAAATTGCGTTCTATCACTCAATTAGTGTATACAAAGAACACGATTAATGATGGTACTGGTCGTTCGATCATCTATTCTGTATTCAACTCTCGTCCATTCGTGGATTATGATTGGAAAGATGCTGACGGAAACTACCCAGGTTATATGGGAGATGCAGTAGGTGTGAATGGTTACAACCCGAACGCGGTTAACTACTACACGAAGACAAATTCAGATCGTATCGATATCGTTCAAAGCTTGAACTTAAACTACGAGATCAACAAGTTTGTGTCTTTAGACGCGAAATATGGTGTTAACTACCAAACAGACAAGACGATTTACACGTACTTGAACCAAACAGGTAACAAAAACATCATGGATCAACAATACTGGTATTATAACTTTAATGGTAATGATGCAACAGGTGAGTTGAACCGTTATGAGTATGCTAGTTCATTGCAAAACTTCTTAGGTTCTGCGATTTTCAAAACAGATTTCCAAAAAGATTTCAACATCAACATCCCATTACGTACTACTACGCAAGTGGCATTTGACTACAGAAATCGTTTGAACACTTCTTATGTTTCTTATGGTATCGGTATGCCGAACTACACGCCAGTGAATACTTCACAAGCAGCTGAAACAAAAGTATACCGTGATTACAAAGAGCCATTTATTACGTATGGTTACTTAGCAACACAACGTTTTGACTATGGTACGATTGGTGGTATCTCAGGTGGTTTCCGTACGGACTTCTCGTCAGCTTTCGGTGCTGCGTCTACTCCGCAAACGTTCCCTCGTGGTGATGCGTACTTACGTGTATCTGAATTAGGAATTTTCAAGAACTCTGCGATCAGCACGACGGTTGAAGATTTCAAATTACGTGCAGCGTATGGTGAGGCAGGTATTCAGCCAAGAGCTTTTGACCGTTACATCACGTTGAATACAGGTGTTATTGGTGGTGGAAATGCATTCTTCTTTCCATTAACGCAATCTAATCCTAACTTGAACGTAGAGATTTCTAAAGAATTAGAAATTGGTACAGATATCGGTTTGAACTTAGGTAAAAATTCAGCTTGGTTAAACAATGTGAATTTATCAGCTTCTTACTGGAAGCGTTCGACAGACAATGCGATCTTTGAAGTAGATGCTGCGCCTTCTACAGGTATCGGTACGGTAAAAGATAACGCGTTCTCTTTAGGATCAAATGGTATCCAAGCTAGCTTAAACGCTCAGATCTACAGAGATGCAGATTGGACTTGGAATTTCACTACGAACTTTGGAAAGCAAACTTCAGAAATCACAGCGGTTCGTGGTGGTGCTGAGGTAGTTGTTCTTTCAGGTGCTGGTTCTACTGGTTATGTATTACGTGCTGGCGAGAAAATCGGTCAGTTATACGGTTTCATGGGTATACATAGCTTAGATGCTGTTTTACCAGATGGTACGGTAGCTATTCCTGAGGCATCTCGTTCTCAATACGAAGTGGCTAGCAATGGTTGGGTAGTTAAGAAATCAACGAAAGCTCCTTATTTCTCTTCAGGACAATATAGCTTCGGTGATCCTAATCCTGATTTCAATGCTTCATTCATTACAGATTTAACATGGAAAGGTATCGTTTCATTCAACTTACAAGTTGATTTGATCCAAGGTGCACACGTATACAACCAAACAAAAGAATGGATGTACCGTGATGGTATCCACTCTGATTACCAACAACCAATCACCATCAATGGTGAAACAGGTGCTTGGTCTGCATTCTACCGTGGTGTATATGCTG